One window from the genome of Salisaeta longa DSM 21114 encodes:
- a CDS encoding YybH family protein, whose protein sequence is MADLQRTPADIPNAFVAAWNARDPQAIGALFDDDAEFVNVTGLWWHSRAAIEQAHAYGLRQIFDASTLTCVETRVKQLADSVAVVHAKLRLTGQTPPPGTAARPGTRHTVFTFVVHRVADGWRCAAAHNTDVVPGSETNVAVRGEGLEPVSYQTRPNAERA, encoded by the coding sequence ATGGCAGACCTACAACGCACGCCCGCCGACATCCCGAACGCCTTTGTAGCGGCCTGGAACGCACGCGACCCCCAAGCGATTGGTGCGCTTTTCGACGACGACGCCGAGTTTGTGAACGTGACGGGCCTCTGGTGGCATTCGCGCGCGGCTATTGAACAGGCGCATGCCTATGGCCTCCGGCAGATCTTTGATGCGTCGACGCTCACATGTGTGGAAACGCGCGTAAAGCAGTTGGCAGACTCGGTGGCGGTGGTGCACGCCAAGCTGCGCCTTACGGGGCAAACGCCACCGCCGGGAACGGCCGCGCGCCCCGGCACGCGGCACACCGTGTTCACGTTTGTGGTGCATCGGGTGGCGGACGGCTGGCGCTGCGCGGCCGCGCACAACACCGACGTTGTGCCGGGCAGCGAAACCAATGTGGCCGTTCGGGGGGAGGGCCTAGAGCCGGTGAGCTACCAGACGCGCCCCAATGCCGAGCGGGCGTAG
- a CDS encoding metallophosphoesterase family protein, with protein MRLAVISDIHSNLEALTKALDAIEQAGVDAIYCLGDIVGYGADPAACVELVRTRCAGAVAGNHDQALVENEGAWLPSDAQAAIQHNRDALSPDAIAYLGALPLSRTVENCTLVHATPDEPRAWKRLTAYPAAQAQFEHFDTDVCFIGHTHVPAVMANRLGVLQPRPGHRFLINVGSVGQPRDHNPRLSFALFDTETFQHQTVRLRYDVDAAAAKIKAAGLPHSLARRLFEGT; from the coding sequence GTGCGCCTCGCTGTCATCTCGGATATTCACTCGAACCTCGAAGCCCTCACCAAAGCCCTCGATGCCATCGAGCAGGCGGGCGTAGATGCGATCTACTGCCTTGGGGATATTGTGGGCTACGGGGCCGATCCGGCAGCGTGCGTCGAGCTGGTGCGCACACGGTGTGCGGGCGCGGTGGCCGGAAATCACGATCAGGCCTTGGTGGAAAACGAGGGCGCCTGGCTGCCGTCCGACGCGCAGGCCGCGATCCAGCACAACCGCGACGCCCTCTCGCCCGACGCCATTGCGTATCTTGGCGCGCTGCCCCTGTCACGCACCGTCGAAAATTGCACGTTGGTGCACGCCACGCCCGACGAGCCCCGCGCCTGGAAGCGTCTCACGGCGTATCCGGCAGCACAGGCCCAGTTTGAGCACTTCGACACCGACGTGTGCTTTATCGGACACACGCACGTGCCGGCAGTGATGGCCAACCGGCTGGGCGTGCTGCAGCCGCGGCCCGGCCACCGCTTCTTAATTAACGTGGGCAGCGTGGGCCAGCCCCGCGACCATAACCCACGGCTTTCGTTTGCGCTGTTCGATACGGAGACGTTCCAGCATCAAACGGTGCGGCTGCGATACGATGTGGATGCCGCGGCTGCGAAGATTAAAGCGGCCGGACTTCCCCACAGCCTTGCGCGACGCCTCTTTGAGGGTACGTAA
- the rho gene encoding transcription termination factor Rho, whose product MLELIGEKKYGFMRELHPALPKDDDDPFMPPPLIRKFNLRDGVVIEGTLKPGRKGGMQVGWIDEVMGMPPKEWAQVKDFDNGAIIYPDEKLNLITGPDDISMRVLDLATPLGKGQRALIVAPPRAGKTVLLKQIAAGVSQNHPEVELVTLLVDERPEEVTDFRRSTNAQVFASSNDRGEDNHVRVSVLALEHAKRLVETGKDVVMLLDSLTRLGRTFNLYVDGSGRTLSGGLDAKALKVPRQIFGAARNIENGGSLTIIATALVETGSRMDDVIFEEFKGTGNAEIVLDREMADKRIYPAVNLRESGTRNEERLLNDIRLQKHNQLFRALNSRPPTQAMEALLRHLRNSPTNAHLLNELVPE is encoded by the coding sequence ATGCTCGAACTCATTGGGGAGAAGAAGTACGGCTTCATGCGGGAGCTGCATCCCGCCCTTCCCAAGGACGACGACGACCCGTTCATGCCCCCGCCCCTCATCCGGAAGTTCAACCTTCGGGATGGCGTTGTGATTGAGGGCACCCTCAAGCCCGGACGCAAAGGCGGGATGCAGGTGGGCTGGATCGATGAAGTGATGGGCATGCCCCCCAAGGAATGGGCACAGGTCAAAGACTTTGACAACGGCGCCATCATCTACCCGGACGAGAAGCTCAATCTCATCACCGGGCCCGACGACATCTCGATGCGCGTCTTGGACCTCGCCACGCCGCTGGGCAAGGGGCAGCGGGCCCTCATCGTTGCGCCGCCGCGCGCCGGTAAAACCGTCTTGCTGAAGCAAATCGCGGCCGGCGTTTCCCAAAACCACCCCGAGGTAGAACTCGTCACGCTCCTCGTGGACGAGCGGCCTGAGGAGGTAACCGACTTCCGGCGCTCGACCAATGCCCAGGTCTTTGCCTCTTCGAACGACCGCGGCGAGGACAACCACGTGCGCGTTTCGGTGCTTGCCCTAGAGCACGCCAAGCGGCTTGTGGAAACCGGAAAGGACGTAGTGATGCTGCTCGACTCGCTGACGCGCCTGGGGCGCACGTTCAACCTGTACGTGGACGGCAGCGGGCGCACGCTTTCGGGCGGCCTCGATGCGAAAGCCCTAAAAGTTCCACGTCAGATCTTTGGCGCCGCGCGCAACATCGAGAACGGCGGGTCGCTTACCATCATCGCCACGGCGCTTGTGGAGACCGGCAGCCGCATGGACGATGTGATCTTTGAGGAGTTCAAGGGCACCGGCAATGCCGAGATCGTGCTCGACCGCGAGATGGCTGACAAGCGCATCTACCCGGCGGTCAACCTCCGCGAAAGCGGAACGCGCAACGAGGAGCGGCTCCTGAACGACATTCGCCTGCAGAAGCACAATCAGCTGTTTCGGGCCCTCAACTCCCGGCCGCCCACACAGGCTATGGAGGCGTTGCTGCGCCACCTGCGCAACAGCCCAACCAACGCCCACCTGCTCAACGAGCTCGTGCCGGAGTAG
- a CDS encoding UDP-N-acetylmuramoyl-tripeptide--D-alanyl-D-alanine ligase, whose protein sequence is MAVLVGLAAACAVGFAGWRIWRRTRFFLHIFQLETYKPDRYGRWLKTHVRDAVIRRSHGAGAVVLGAGLGLLEGGALGGAAALLVAWAGVFISSKRYRSDQEKKPLAFTARMTRLAVTAVLLAVLLVGGGAFLAATADTVRGVCWLLGGLYLADVGAPVWVALAAFLMQPVETAIHNGFKRQARQRLAARPDLTVIGITGSYGKTSTKFIVAELLRQKYNVLATPSSYNTPMGVCLVVNEKLKPEHQVLVLEMGIRYPGDIKELCDIATPDLAVVTTVGVAHLETMGSIENIAQEKGSILEHAAPGAPAVLNVDNAHVAAMEARARGPIWRASVDDNPKADLTAHDIRYDTTGCTFTARDDTGTEVTIRSKLLGRHNIQNLLLGLAVGRAMGLRLRQMAHAVRRIEPVEHRLQLRQNGDITIIDDAFNSNPIGARNAVEILSQMGDGRRIMVTPGMVELGDRAWEENKALGVHIAEHAIDRVVLIGEEQTAALQAGLRAAHFPSEQVAVYDSLFEAQEALQAYLQPGDVVLYENDLPDQYST, encoded by the coding sequence ATGGCCGTTTTGGTTGGACTCGCTGCTGCCTGCGCTGTTGGATTTGCCGGATGGCGCATCTGGCGCCGCACGCGCTTCTTTCTGCATATTTTTCAGCTGGAGACCTACAAACCGGATCGCTACGGGCGATGGCTGAAGACCCACGTGCGGGATGCGGTGATCCGGCGCTCGCATGGGGCCGGGGCGGTGGTGCTCGGCGCGGGCCTCGGGCTCTTGGAAGGCGGCGCGCTGGGGGGGGCGGCGGCGCTGCTGGTGGCCTGGGCGGGCGTCTTCATCTCCTCAAAACGCTACCGCAGCGATCAGGAGAAGAAGCCGCTGGCGTTTACGGCGCGCATGACCCGCTTGGCCGTTACGGCGGTCCTGCTTGCGGTGTTGCTTGTGGGGGGCGGGGCATTCCTCGCCGCTACGGCCGACACCGTGCGTGGTGTCTGCTGGCTGCTCGGCGGGCTGTACCTGGCCGATGTGGGCGCGCCGGTGTGGGTAGCGCTTGCGGCGTTTCTGATGCAGCCGGTGGAGACGGCCATCCACAACGGATTTAAGCGCCAGGCGCGGCAGCGCCTCGCCGCCCGCCCCGATCTGACCGTGATCGGCATTACGGGCTCGTATGGCAAGACGAGCACCAAATTCATCGTGGCCGAGCTGCTTCGCCAGAAGTACAACGTCCTCGCCACGCCGAGCTCCTACAACACCCCGATGGGCGTATGCCTGGTCGTCAACGAGAAGCTGAAGCCGGAGCATCAGGTGCTGGTGCTGGAAATGGGCATCCGCTATCCTGGCGACATCAAGGAGCTGTGCGACATTGCCACGCCCGACCTGGCGGTGGTTACCACTGTAGGCGTGGCGCACCTCGAAACGATGGGCAGTATCGAAAACATCGCCCAGGAGAAGGGGTCGATCCTGGAGCATGCGGCACCCGGCGCCCCGGCGGTGCTAAACGTGGACAACGCGCACGTAGCCGCGATGGAAGCGCGTGCCCGGGGGCCGATTTGGCGCGCCTCGGTAGACGACAACCCCAAGGCCGATCTCACGGCGCACGACATCCGCTACGACACCACCGGCTGCACGTTTACGGCCCGCGACGACACCGGCACCGAGGTCACCATCCGCTCGAAGCTGCTGGGGCGTCACAACATCCAAAATCTGCTGTTGGGGCTGGCCGTGGGCCGCGCCATGGGCCTGCGGCTGCGGCAGATGGCCCACGCGGTGCGACGCATCGAGCCGGTGGAGCACCGGCTGCAGCTCCGCCAAAACGGCGACATCACGATCATCGACGATGCGTTCAATTCTAACCCCATCGGTGCTCGCAATGCCGTCGAGATCCTATCGCAGATGGGCGACGGGCGGCGCATCATGGTCACGCCCGGCATGGTTGAGCTGGGCGATCGGGCGTGGGAGGAGAACAAGGCCCTGGGCGTGCATATCGCCGAGCATGCCATCGACCGGGTGGTGCTCATTGGCGAAGAGCAAACCGCCGCATTGCAGGCGGGCCTGCGCGCGGCCCATTTCCCGAGTGAGCAGGTAGCGGTCTACGATTCGCTGTTCGAGGCGCAGGAGGCACTGCAGGCATACCTGCAGCCCGGCGACGTCGTCCTCTACGAAAACGACCTGCCCGACCAGTACAGCACCTGA
- a CDS encoding alpha/beta fold hydrolase — MNHPDLTPHDLHLETHGPEAAPRLLLLHGWGSASTHMRPLARALSDTYRTYTVDLPGHGASPPPPTPWGVPEHAALLHMLIDDVIGAPVTIIGHSNGGRLGLYLASTPETADAVARLVLISPSGMTPNRSWDYYARKYAARALKAPLRMLPAAARAPAEDFLRHSLLWKALGSSDYNALSGVMRDTFVKTVTHHLDGPVHRITAPTLIFWGTHDTAISRDQMARLEAAIPDAGLVELEGAGHYGQLDQLETVAAATRYFLEHS; from the coding sequence GTGAATCACCCCGATTTGACCCCCCACGATTTGCACCTGGAGACGCACGGTCCGGAAGCGGCGCCCCGGCTGTTGCTGCTGCACGGATGGGGCAGTGCATCGACCCACATGCGCCCGCTGGCCCGCGCCCTCTCCGATACGTATCGCACGTACACCGTCGATCTGCCGGGCCATGGGGCTTCGCCGCCCCCGCCCACGCCGTGGGGCGTCCCCGAGCACGCGGCGCTGCTGCACATGCTGATCGACGACGTCATTGGCGCGCCGGTAACAATCATTGGGCACTCCAACGGCGGCCGCCTGGGCCTGTACCTGGCAAGCACGCCCGAAACGGCCGATGCCGTTGCGCGGCTCGTGCTCATCAGCCCGTCGGGCATGACGCCCAACCGCTCGTGGGACTACTACGCGCGGAAGTACGCGGCCCGGGCGCTGAAGGCTCCACTGCGGATGCTGCCCGCGGCGGCACGGGCGCCCGCGGAGGATTTTCTGCGGCACTCGCTGCTGTGGAAGGCGCTCGGCTCCTCCGACTACAATGCCCTCTCGGGCGTGATGCGCGACACGTTCGTTAAAACCGTGACGCACCACCTGGATGGTCCGGTGCATCGCATCACCGCCCCCACCCTCATCTTTTGGGGAACGCACGATACGGCCATCAGCCGCGACCAGATGGCGCGCCTCGAAGCGGCCATCCCCGACGCGGGCTTGGTCGAGCTGGAGGGCGCCGGGCACTACGGGCAGCTGGATCAGCTTGAAACCGTCGCGGCGGCGACCCGATACTTTCTGGAGCATTCGTAA
- the hemL gene encoding glutamate-1-semialdehyde 2,1-aminomutase, producing MDDVASPALDIRTSEALYAKARHTIPGGVNSPARAFKSVGGTPLFIQDAQGTTLTDVDGNTYIDYVGSWGPMLFGHADPDTVAAVQDAATRSTSYGAPTSIEIDVAELVVDLVPSIDKVRMVNSGTEATMSAARVARGYTGRDKIIKFAGNYHGHGDFFLIGAGSGPLTHGTPDSPGVTEGNAKDTLLARYNDLDHVEQLLEAHAGEVACIIVEPIAGNMGCIPPEPGFLEGLRRLCDHHDALLIFDEVMTGFRVAPGGAQERYGVIPDLTTLGKIIGGGLPVGAYGGKQAVMDHVSPEGPVYQAGTLSGNPLAMHAGYTVLQKIHDRRDTLYDQLEDYAEALARGTRHNLDALGLSYYTTQVGAMGCLFFTERTVTDLDDAKACDTERYADYFHAMLEEGVYLAPSQFEAYFFGALHDEDTLDATLKAQRRALKRVH from the coding sequence ATGGACGACGTAGCTTCTCCTGCCCTCGACATTCGCACCAGCGAAGCCCTCTACGCGAAGGCCCGCCACACCATCCCGGGCGGCGTCAACTCTCCGGCGCGCGCCTTCAAGAGCGTTGGCGGCACGCCGCTGTTCATTCAGGATGCCCAGGGCACCACGCTTACTGACGTAGACGGCAACACCTACATCGACTACGTGGGCTCGTGGGGCCCCATGCTGTTTGGCCACGCCGACCCCGATACGGTTGCGGCGGTGCAAGACGCCGCAACGCGCTCCACCTCCTACGGCGCCCCCACATCCATCGAAATCGACGTTGCCGAACTGGTCGTCGACCTGGTCCCCTCGATTGACAAAGTGCGCATGGTGAACTCGGGCACCGAGGCCACGATGAGCGCGGCCCGCGTGGCGCGCGGCTACACCGGGCGCGACAAAATCATCAAGTTCGCCGGCAACTACCACGGCCACGGCGACTTTTTCCTTATCGGTGCCGGCAGCGGGCCGCTCACCCACGGCACGCCCGATTCGCCCGGCGTAACCGAGGGCAATGCCAAAGACACCCTCCTGGCCCGCTACAACGACCTCGACCACGTCGAACAACTCCTGGAGGCCCATGCAGGCGAAGTGGCCTGCATCATCGTGGAGCCCATTGCCGGCAACATGGGCTGCATCCCGCCCGAACCCGGCTTCTTGGAGGGCTTGCGGCGGCTGTGCGACCATCACGACGCCCTCTTGATCTTTGACGAGGTGATGACGGGCTTTCGCGTGGCCCCCGGCGGCGCGCAGGAACGCTACGGCGTCATTCCCGACCTTACCACCCTGGGCAAAATTATTGGCGGCGGACTGCCCGTGGGCGCGTACGGCGGCAAGCAAGCCGTCATGGACCACGTGTCGCCCGAGGGTCCGGTGTACCAGGCCGGCACGCTTAGCGGCAACCCGCTGGCGATGCACGCGGGCTACACGGTGCTCCAAAAGATTCATGACCGGCGCGACACGCTCTACGACCAGCTCGAAGATTACGCTGAGGCCCTCGCCCGCGGCACGCGCCACAACCTGGACGCCCTCGGCCTGTCGTATTACACCACGCAGGTCGGCGCCATGGGCTGCTTGTTCTTCACCGAACGCACGGTGACCGACCTAGACGACGCCAAGGCCTGCGATACCGAACGCTACGCGGACTACTTCCACGCCATGCTCGAAGAAGGCGTGTACCTGGCGCCCTCGCAGTTCGAAGCGTACTTCTTTGGCGCTCTCCACGACGAGGACACGCTCGATGCCACGTTGAAGGCCCAGCGCCGCGCCCTCAAGCGCGTGCATTGA
- the phoU gene encoding phosphate signaling complex protein PhoU: MAHSRSPIDREIATLRALLLDMAARVDEQLTDATNALLAGDVAQAEKVAARDDAIDALELRIDRQCERVLALHAPVAADLRMFIVAVKINTDLERIGDHCRNLARYTAPVAAAPGIVSNTNLRAMADMARLMLRETESAFLTRDRLRARKVIARDLQVNRMHARTFRYLVDECVRTTTNPDAVAHLLHASKALERISDHIKNVAQSIVFLIEGTDLRHGGAAQSLSKGPTAASV, from the coding sequence ATGGCCCATTCCCGAAGTCCCATTGACCGCGAAATTGCAACGCTCCGTGCGTTGCTGCTCGATATGGCCGCCCGCGTGGATGAGCAGCTTACCGATGCAACCAACGCGCTGCTCGCCGGCGACGTCGCCCAAGCGGAGAAGGTCGCCGCCCGCGACGATGCCATCGATGCCCTCGAATTACGCATCGACCGGCAATGCGAGCGCGTCCTTGCGCTGCACGCCCCCGTGGCCGCCGACTTGCGCATGTTTATCGTGGCGGTAAAAATTAACACGGACCTGGAGCGCATTGGCGATCACTGCCGCAACCTTGCGCGATACACTGCCCCGGTAGCCGCGGCCCCCGGCATTGTATCGAACACAAACCTCCGGGCCATGGCCGACATGGCGCGCCTCATGCTGCGCGAAACCGAATCGGCCTTTCTCACGCGCGACCGGCTGCGCGCCCGAAAGGTCATCGCCCGCGACCTGCAGGTGAACCGCATGCACGCCCGCACCTTCCGCTACCTCGTCGACGAGTGCGTGCGTACCACCACCAACCCCGACGCCGTAGCGCACCTCTTGCACGCCAGCAAGGCGCTCGAACGCATCTCCGACCACATCAAAAACGTGGCGCAAAGCATCGTCTTTCTCATCGAAGGCACCGACCTGCGCCACGGCGGGGCCGCACAATCCCTTTCCAAAGGGCCCACCGCCGCGTCGGTTTAA
- the hemH gene encoding ferrochelatase, whose amino-acid sequence MTPREFLSEYEYDKRIIRGTYFSHDPLTIEAGDRVGVVMMNLGGPDTLDDVEPFLYNLFMDPAIIDIQVPVWGRKEISLNWLFDKFAGGALRDNLFSFVARKRSESVSEDYEMIGGGSPINRLTREQADGLEKHLNAQYGDAAGATFKTYIAMRYWKPFSEDAARQMQDDDINKVVLLPLYPHYSKTTTGSSLVYWKALEDNDEIPEWPTTTVFEYAAHPKYLQALSERIDEGLQRFPADVRGDVHLLFSAHGTPVNEMLKRRDPYCCLVHSTVEQLMRRRGHDRPFHTAFQSKVGPNEWLTPSTPDKLEELADHGHTAVLVIPVAFVTDHVETSYELDIEVREEAEEFGIEHYEVTSGLNSHPLFIEALAEATIAQLDLPVDANQLRQRGDGATERYDLTPINELPRYPTEGRDTRCPNCQCVTEARCWTGNPKADGPEESSAEHPPVPVANPSSTA is encoded by the coding sequence ATGACGCCCCGCGAGTTTCTTTCGGAGTACGAGTACGACAAGCGCATCATCCGCGGAACCTACTTTTCGCACGACCCGCTGACCATTGAGGCGGGCGACCGTGTGGGCGTGGTGATGATGAACCTGGGCGGTCCCGACACGCTTGATGACGTGGAGCCGTTTCTGTACAACCTGTTCATGGATCCGGCCATCATCGACATTCAGGTGCCGGTGTGGGGCCGAAAAGAGATCTCGCTGAACTGGCTGTTCGATAAGTTTGCGGGCGGGGCCTTGCGCGACAACCTCTTCTCGTTCGTAGCGCGCAAGCGGTCCGAGTCGGTCTCCGAAGATTATGAGATGATTGGCGGCGGCTCGCCCATCAACCGGCTCACGCGTGAACAGGCCGATGGGCTGGAGAAGCACCTGAACGCGCAGTACGGCGACGCGGCGGGCGCGACCTTCAAGACGTACATCGCCATGCGCTACTGGAAGCCGTTTAGCGAAGACGCGGCCCGCCAGATGCAGGACGATGACATCAACAAGGTCGTCCTGCTGCCGCTCTACCCGCACTACTCCAAGACCACCACGGGCTCCTCGCTCGTCTACTGGAAGGCCCTCGAAGACAACGACGAGATTCCAGAGTGGCCCACCACCACGGTGTTCGAGTACGCGGCACACCCGAAGTACCTGCAGGCGCTCTCCGAGCGCATCGACGAAGGCCTGCAGCGCTTTCCGGCCGACGTGCGCGGCGATGTGCATCTGCTCTTTAGCGCCCACGGCACGCCCGTCAACGAAATGCTGAAGCGCCGCGACCCATATTGCTGCCTCGTCCACTCGACCGTCGAACAGCTCATGCGACGGCGCGGCCACGACCGGCCCTTCCACACCGCGTTTCAAAGCAAGGTGGGCCCCAACGAATGGCTCACGCCCTCAACGCCCGACAAGCTCGAGGAACTTGCCGACCACGGCCACACCGCGGTGCTCGTTATCCCCGTCGCCTTTGTTACCGATCACGTAGAGACGAGCTACGAGCTCGACATCGAGGTGCGCGAGGAAGCCGAGGAGTTTGGCATTGAACACTACGAAGTGACGAGCGGCCTCAACAGTCATCCGCTGTTCATTGAAGCCTTGGCCGAGGCCACCATCGCCCAGCTCGACCTGCCGGTCGACGCCAACCAGCTCCGCCAGCGTGGCGATGGCGCTACCGAGCGCTACGACCTGACGCCCATCAACGAGTTGCCCCGCTACCCCACCGAGGGCCGCGACACCCGCTGCCCCAACTGCCAGTGCGTAACCGAAGCCCGCTGCTGGACCGGCAACCCGAAAGCCGATGGACCGGAGGAGTCGTCTGCCGAGCACCCGCCCGTGCCGGTTGCCAACCCGTCGTCGACCGCGTAA
- a CDS encoding class I SAM-dependent methyltransferase produces MAATQTLSDHLLRTLAAVPPQSTILEIGSGTGTHTEALLRLGFPLHACAATPEAAEATRAVVAELVDDATAARCVRHATAAAPDLPEATFDWVVLPVAERYVSGPETLATVLQTARRVLKPGGWCYLDLPAAPADVATELQTQGDGAPSETPADPALTIDALNEARVAAGLAEASAPTLATDTPRGPRVRMIFRCLDPQ; encoded by the coding sequence ATGGCTGCCACCCAAACGCTCTCCGACCATCTCCTGCGTACCCTCGCCGCGGTGCCGCCGCAAAGCACCATCCTGGAGATAGGCAGCGGCACCGGCACGCACACCGAGGCGCTCTTGCGCCTGGGCTTTCCGCTGCACGCCTGCGCCGCAACCCCCGAAGCTGCAGAAGCGACGCGCGCGGTTGTTGCGGAGCTGGTTGACGACGCGACCGCCGCACGCTGCGTGCGCCACGCGACCGCCGCGGCACCCGACCTGCCGGAGGCCACCTTCGACTGGGTGGTGCTGCCGGTCGCCGAGCGCTACGTCTCCGGTCCCGAAACGCTCGCTACGGTGCTGCAGACGGCGCGGCGCGTCCTTAAGCCCGGCGGCTGGTGCTACCTCGACCTGCCTGCGGCGCCCGCTGACGTTGCCACCGAGCTGCAGACGCAGGGCGACGGCGCGCCTTCCGAAACGCCCGCGGATCCGGCACTTACCATCGACGCGCTGAATGAAGCCCGTGTTGCGGCTGGGCTGGCCGAGGCCTCTGCGCCTACGCTTGCGACCGACACCCCGCGCGGGCCGCGTGTGCGCATGATCTTCCGCTGCCTCGATCCGCAGTAG